A portion of the Callithrix jacchus isolate 240 chromosome 13, calJac240_pri, whole genome shotgun sequence genome contains these proteins:
- the DSG3 gene encoding desmoglein-3 — MMGLFPRPTGALAVFMVVMLVHGELRIETKGQYDEEGMVVQQAKTRHKREWVKFAKPCREGEDNSKRNPIAKITSDYQATQKITYRISGVGIDQPPFGIFVVDKNTGDINITAIVDREETPSFLITCRALNAQGLDVERPLILTVKILDINDNPPVFSQSIFMGEIEENSASNSLVMILNATDADEPNHLNSKIAFKIVSQEPAGTPMFLLSRNTGEVRTLTNSLDREQTSSYRLVVSGADKDGEGLSTQCECNIKVKDVNDNFPILKESQYSARIEENTLSSELLRFQVTDWDEEYTDNWLAVYFFTSGNEGNWFEIETDPRTNEGILKVVKALDYEQLQNVKLSIAVKNKAEFHQSVISRYRVQSTPVTIQVINVREGIAFRPASKTFTVQKGISSKRLVDYILGTYQAIDEDTGKAASNVKYVMGRNDGGYLMIDSKTAQIKFVRNMDRDSTFIVNKTITAEVLAIDEYTGKTSTGTVYVKVPSFSDNCPTAILEKDELCSSSPSVVVSASIPDNRYTGPYTFSLEDQPVKLPAVWSITTLNGTSALLKAQEQIAPGVYHISLVLTDSQNNHCDMPDSLTLEVCQCDNRGTCGTFSPTIDPGTRVGRSFPGRLGPAAIGLLLLGLLLLLLAPLLLLTCDYGGGSTGGVTGGFIPVPDGSEGTIHQWGIEGAHPEDKEITNICVPPITGNGADFMESSEVCTNTYARGTVAEGASGMEMTTKLGAANGSGSATGFAAGTVSAAAAGFGAATGLGICSSGQSGTMRTRHSTGGTYKEYAEGAINMNFLDSYFSQKVFACAEEDDGQEANDCLLIYDNEGADATGSPVGSVGCCSFIADDLDDSFLDSLGPKFKKLAEISLGIDDEGKQVQPPSKDRCYGTESCGHSKEVQQLGFVKCQTLSGSQGASALSASGSVLPAVSIPDPLQHGNYLVTETYSASGSLVQPSTAGFDPLLTQNVIVTERVICPISSVPGNLAGPTQLPTQLRGSRTMLCTEDPCSSLI; from the exons ATGATGGGGCTCTTCCCCAGACCCACAGGGGCTCTGGCCGTCTTCATG GTGGTCATGTTGGTTCATGGAGAACTGCGAATAGAG ACTAAAGGGCAATATGATGAAGAAGGGATGGTTGTACAACAAGCTAAAACAAGGCATAAACGTGAATGGGTGAAATTTGCCAAACCCTGCAGAGAAGGAGAAGATAACTCAAAAAGAAACCCAATTGCCAAG ATTACTTCAGATTACCAAGCAACCCAGAAAATTACCTACCGCATCTCTGGAGTGGGAATTGATCAGCCACCTTTTGGAATCTTTGTTGTTGACAAAAACACTGGAGATATTAACATAACAGCTATAGTTGATCGAGAGGAAACTCCAAGCTTCCTG ATCACATGTCGGGCTCTAAATGCGCAAGGACTAGATGTAGAGAGACCACTTATATTGACGGttaaaattttggatattaatgaTAATCCTCCAGTATTTTCACAGAGCATTTTCATGGGTGAAATTGAAGAAAATAGTGCCTCAA ACTCACTGGTGATGATACTAAATGCCACAGATGCAGATGAACCAAACCACTTGAATTCCAAAATTGCCTTCAAAATTGTGTCTCAGGAACCAGCAGGCACACCCATGTTCCTCCTAAGCAGAAACACTGGGGAAGTCCGTACTTTGACCAATTCACTTGACCGAGAG CAAACTAGCAGCTACCGTCTGGTTGTGAGTGGTGCAGACAAAGATGGAGAAGGACTATCAACTCAGTGTGAATGTAATATTAAAGTGAAAGATGTCAATGATAACTTCCCAATACTTAAGGAGTCTCAG TATTCAGCACGTATTGAAGAAAATACTCTAAGTTCTGAATTACTTCGATTTCAAGTAACAGATTGGGATGAAGAATACACAGATAATTGGCTTGCTGTGTATTTCTTTACCTCTGGCAATGAAGGAAATTGGTTTGAAATAGAAACTGACCCCAGAACTAATGAAGGCATCCTGAAAGTGGTGAAG gCTCTAGATTATGAACAATTACAAAACGTGAAACTTAGTATTGCTGTCAAAAACAAAGCTGAATTTCACCAGTCAGTAATCTCTCGCTACCGAGTTCAGTCAACCCCAGTCACAATTCAGGTAATAAATGTAAGAGAAGGAATTGCATTCCGTCCTGCTTCCAAGACATTTACTGTGCAAAAGGGCATAAGTAGCAAAAGATTGGTGGATTATATCCTGGGAACATATCAAGCCATCGATGAGGACACTGGCAAAGCTGCGTCAAATGTCAA ATACGTCATGGGACGAAATGATGGTGGTTACCTAATGATTGATTCAAAAACTGCTCAAATCAAATTTGTCAGAAATATGGATCGAGATTCTACTTTCATAGTTAACAAAACAATCACAGCCGAGGTTCTGGCCATAGatg AATACACAGGTAAAACTTCTACAGGCACCGTGTATGTTAAAGTACCCAGTTTCAGTGACAATTGTCCAACAGCTATCCTCGAGAAAGATGAACTTTGCAGTTCCTCACCTTCCGTGGTTGTCTCTGCTAGTATACCAGATAATAGATACACTGGCCCCTATACATTTTCACTGGAAGATCAACCTGTAAAGTTGCCTGCCGTATGGAGTATCACAACCCTCAATG GTACCTCGGCCCTCCTCAAAGCCCAGGAACAGATAGCTCCTGGAGTGTACCACATCTCCCTGGTACTTACAGACAGTCAGAACAATCATTGTGACATGCCAGACAGCTTGACACTGGAAGTCTGTCAGTGTGACAACAGAGGCACCTGTGGAACTTTTAGCCCAACCATAGACCCTGGGACCAGGGTTGGCAGGTCATTCCCAGGGAGGCTAGGGCCTGCTGCCATTGGCCTGCTGCTCCTCggtctcctgctgctgctgt tGGCCCCTCTTCTGCTGTTGACCTGTGACTATGGGGGAGGTTCTACTGGGGGAGTGACAGGTGGTTTTATCCCAGTTCCTGATGGCTCAGAAGGAACAATTCATCAGTGGGGAATCGAAGGAGCCCATCCTGAAGACAAG gaaataacaaatatttgtgtGCCTCCTATAACAGGCAATGGAGCTGATTTCATGGAAAGTTCTG AAGTTTGTACAAATACATATGCCAGAGGGACAGTGGCGGAAGGCGCTTCAGGAATGGAAATGACCACTAAGCTTGGAGCAGCTAACGGATCCGGAAGTGCCACAGGCTTTGCAGCAGGGACAGTGTCAGCAGCTGCTGCAGGATTCGGAGCAGCCACAGGACTGGGCATCTGTTCCTCGGGGCAGTCTGGAACCATGAGAACGAGGCATTCCACTGGTGGAACCTATAAGGAGTATGCTGAAGGGGCAATAAACATGAATTTTCTGGACTCCTACTTTTCCCAG AAAGTGTTTGCCTGTGCGGAGGAAGACGATGGCCAGGAAGCAAATGACTGCTTGTTGATCTATGATAATGAAGGCGCAGATGCCACTGGTTCTCCCGTGGGCTCCGTGGGTTGTTGCAGTTTTATTGCTGATGACCTGGATGACAGCTTCTTGGACTCACTtggccccaaatttaaaaaacttgCAGAGATAAGCCTTGGTATTGATGATGAAGGCAAACAAGTTCAGCCACCCTCTAAAGACAGGTGTTATGGAACTGAATCCTGTGGCCATTCCAAAGAAGTTCAGCAGCTAGGATTTGTTAAGTGCCAGACTTTGTCAGGAAGTCAAGGAGCTTCTGCTTTGTCTGCCTCTGGGTCTGTCCTACCAGCTGTTTCCATCCCTGACCCTCTGCAGCATGGTAACTATTTGGTAACGGAGACTTACTCGGCTTCTGGTTCCCTCGTGCAACCTTCCACTGCAGGCTTTGATCCGCTTCTCACGCAAAATGTGATAGTGACAGAAAGAGTGATCTGTCCCATTTCCAGTGTTCCTGGCAACCTAGCTGGCCCAACACAGCTACCGACACAGCTACGAGGGTCACGCACTATGCTGTGTACAGAAGATCCTTGCTCCAGTCTAATATGA